GAACACCACGTCATACTCCAGACCCTTGGCCTGATGAATGGTGGTCAGTCGAACCTTGTCCGAATCGTCGGTCTTCTTGGTTTCTTCGTCCGGCTCGATTTCAGTGAGCAGGGAGAGTTGGGTCAGAAAGTTCTCAAGGTCCTGGAACTGATGCGCAAACACCCCCAGTTGCTGCACGTCTTCCAGGCGCTGGCGGTGGTTATCGAAGCTGTCCTCGAGATAGTCCTGGTAAAAAGCCTCGATGATGAGCTGGATCAGCTCGGATGGCTTGTCGTGCAGCGACTCCATCTGCGCGAAGATCGTGACGATTTCTGTCCAGGACAGAATGGCTTTCTTCGGCACGGCGGGCTGACACTGTTGGAGCGCTTTCGCCAGGGCGTGCTTGGTGGGGGTCGAAGTCTCAGGCGCGCTCGGTTCCGATGATGTCGTTGGCGCCGGGGAGGGCAGCCCTTCGCTCTTCGATCGAAACGTGGTCCACAGTTTTTCTGCTGCCTTTGCACCTATGCCGGGAAGCAGCTGGGCAATTCGCTTGAACGACAGTTCGTCCGTGGGATTGGCCATGAGCTTCAGAAACGAGGTGAGGTCCTTGATATGGGCCTGTTCGAAGAACCGGACGCCGCTGGTGATGACGAACGGGATGTGGCGGCGAGCCAGCTCCAACTGAAGTTCCATCGCGTGAAAGTGCGCGCGATACAGGATCGCGACCTCAGACATCGATACCCCTTCATCGTTCAGTTCCTGAATGCGCTGGCAGATGAACGCCGCCTGGATATTCGCGTCGCTGCAGGGCACCAGGACCGGCTTCATGCCGGATTTTTTGTCGGCCGTGAGCTCCTTCTTGAACTGGTGGATATTGGCGGCGATGGCGGCATTGGCCAGGTTCAAGATCTCGGGGGTGCTCCGGTAATTGGTCTCGATCTTGTAGATGGCCGCCTTCGGATAGCGCTTCGGAAAGTCGATGATGTTGCGGAAGTTGGCGCCGCGCCAGGAGTAGATACTCTGCGAATCATCGCCGACCACCATCACGTTCTGGTGCCGTGCGCCCAGCAAGTCGATGATCTTGCCCTGGACGGTGTTGGTGTCCTGATACTCATCCACCAGGATGAACTGAAACTGCCGCTGATACCGTTCCAGGACAGCGGGATGCTCCTCGAGTAGCTGAAGCCAGCCAGTCAGCAGGTCGTCAAAATCCATGACATTGGACGCCTTTTTACGCTCCTTGAACCGCTTTCCCAACTCCACGATTTGCGAAGTGAGCCCGGTCAGCTGGCCATGTTCTTGGGCGATGGCTTCCTCGATCGAGGTGTATTTGTTCACGGCGATCGAGAACAGGCTGACCAAGACATCGGGCTTCGGCATGACGATCCCGCCCTGTTCGAAGAAGGGGTCGGCCAGGCAGGTCTTTACCAGGTCTCGGGAGTCCTCACGGTCCAGGATGGTGAAGTCGCGACGGAACCCTAGCAGATCGGCGTTATCCCGGATCAACCGTGCACCCATGGAGTGGAAAGTGCCTCCGGCCAGGCTGCGCAGCTCGGTTCCGAGCAGGTCGGCGACGCGGCGCATCATCTCCTTCGCTGCCTTGTTGGTGAAGGTGAGGAGGAGGATTCGATCGGGGGGAATGCCCTGCTCGAGAAGATAGGCCACCCGGTAGGTCAGCGTGCGAGTTTTACCTGAGCCTGCTCCCGCGATGACGAGGGCGGGGCCGGGCAGGGCCGTGACGGCGGCGAGTTGCTGCGGGTTCAGCTCCTTGGCATAGTCAATCTGGGGATTGACTGGGGACTGGAACGTCTGGAGCACATAATCGCGGGCCACCTCACCATTCAACCGACGAAGCTTGGAAAGAGAAGAAAAAAACTCCTCCCGGAGGACGGAGGAACCTGCCTGGGGCGGAGAGGTAGGGAGAGACCTGACCGCGAAGCGGTCCGATGAGGTTTATAGTTCCAATTTCTGCTCGAGCCCTGAAGGGCCCTACGCGATCGAATTGAAAGCAGGCAGCGTCGTGAAGAGCCGACGGGGCGACGATCATCTCTCGGCCCTCGCGGAGTTGCCCCTTGGTTCTCCCAGGCCTGGGGCAGGATTGGGCTCGAGCGGAGTCTCGCCCTACCTTCGCCGAGCCCACCATAGGCCCAATCGGCGGCCCAGGATTCGCCAGCGCTCCTCGCTGACGGAGAGATCCTCCGCACGGCGGGCCGTTGCCAAAGGAATCAGGAGGGGCAGATCGCGACGCGCCCGGTAGATGAGCCAGGCGTCCATCGCCAGGGTCGCGACCAGATACGGCCCGGCCAGAAAGCTGAGGCTGGTGAGAAATCGCCATCCTGAGGTGATCACTGATCCCATCCAAACTAACGCCACCAAGACCCAGGGAGTGAGCATCACGTCGTTGAATGTCTCGCGGGAGGCGTCAACGGCGCTGTTGCGCAGGGCGCTTTGCCGCAATCCGGTCCAAGCGGACGCATAGAGATCCGGAATGAGCACGAGTAAGACGACCACGGCTGGCCGTATGACCTGCTGGATCCGATACGAGGGTTGTTCCGCAACCGCCCAGGCGTGCGTCGCGGTGAGCCAGATCACCTCAAAGGCGAGCAGCTTAAACACCAACGGCCGGAGGCGCTGTAATGCCTCGAGGTGTCCCCGGACAAGTTGATCAGGACTGATGTGGGTGTAGAGGAGCAGACTGAGTCGATCCTCGGCCTGATCGCGGGCGAATGCGTAGCTGGTCTGAGCCTGAACGTGGCACTTGAGCGCTGCGTTCACGCAGAAGAATACGAACAAGGCCAACCGTGGAGAGAGCAACGCTTCGAAACTATCGTCCACGGCGTAGAGGCAGCCGACGAAGGCTATCGCCCCAATCGTCCACGCTCGAACCGAGGGCGCGCGCGTTCGTCCAGCCAGCCAAGCAATAGGGTTTCCGTCGAGAACCTGCTGCCGATGGACCGACCGCGTCAGCCGGAACGATCGAACTCGGTTCCCGATGCTCTGCTCCGCCGGAGGCCGATCCCGGGAGGCGTCGACCAGCGCACTGTCGAGACGAGTGCGAGGGACAGGGTCGGGGCGATGCTGCCAGCAGCGAGGCAGGCGCTGGTGGGTGCGGTAGAGGAAGAACCAGCCCACCGCTTGGGTCCACGCCAGGGAGAATAGCATCGCCTTCCCGTCTCCCCATCCAGGGAACAGGGCCTGGTAGGCAGTGAAAGCCGGGCTGAGGGCGAACAGGTACTCCGGGCGTTCGATGTGGAACGTGGAAGCTGCCAGATTGGCCAGGCTCGGAGCCACCACCAGCAAACCCAGAAAGTAAACAGTGGTGCTGGTCAGAGCACGATGTTCATCCCAGGACTTGGATGAGAGGAACAGGCCTAGAGTGGCCGCCAGAAACACCAGGTGCAGAAGACCGATGATCAACCAGAGAAAGTTGGCCAGGGAGACTCCACCCGACAACATGGGCAAGGCGAGGAGTGGCACCAGGGCCAAAAACCGATAGAGGCTTCCCAGACAAGCAGAGGTGAGCTTTCCCAGGATCAGCTCCATCGGGGTGAGAGGGGTGAGGAACAGCAATCCCAGGGTGTCCTCTCGCTTCTCGCGCGCCAGGCTGGAGGAGGAAAGATGAAGGCTTCCTAGGACCAACACCGCACTTGCTATGGTCGCCAGAATCCGGAATCCCAAAAGTCCGGTGACCGAAGCCCCGGCGACCGTCCCATCCATACTCAGGAGCCAGAGCAGCACCGTCACCCCCAGTGCACCCGTTCCGACTCTGCTCCAATAGGTAGCAGGACGACGGCTGGCGACGCGCAGTTCGCGCTCCACGATCGGTGAGATGCGGAGGAGGGAAGCCATGGATGTCCTACCGGACACCCTCGCTATCGTTTGCGTCGTTTGGCGGGTCCGAAGTAGTAACCGCCGGACAGCCGAACAGCGCGGAACTTGGTTTCGTGTGCTGGACGCTTGTCGTCGTCGTCGAAGAGCGAGGTGTAGGTGTAATTAAATCCTTCGAGCTTCACGCGCTCGATCTTTTGCCCGATGAAACGCTCGATGGCTGCCATGTGCTGACGGTCCTCCGCCACCATCAGGGTGAGCGCGTCGCCGGTAGCCTGGGCCCGGCCGGTTCGGCCAATGCGGTGCACGTAATCCTCCGGATGCTGAGGAACGTCGTAGTTGATCACGTGGCTGACATCCGCGATGTCGAGGCCGCGCGAAGCGATGTCGGTCGCCACCAACACTTCATACTTGCCGTCGCGAAACCCATGCAGGGCCCGCTCGCGCTCCTGTTGCGTCCGATTGGAATGGAGCACCGCTACCGCATGCTGCTTCTGCTTGAGCAAGCTCGCGATGTTGTCGGCGCGGTCCTTGGTGCGGCAAAAGATGATGACAGACTCAAAGCTCACGCTCTTAAGGAGTTCGAGCAGGAGGTCTTTTTTCTGCGCATCGGCCACGGCATAGACGACGTGCTTGACAGTCTCGGCCGGGGATCGTCGCGCTCCAATCTCCACGGTCTGAGGATCTTTCATCGCCCACTGGATGAGCGTTTCAATCTGCGCCGGGACCGTGGCGGAGAACAAGGCCGTTTGTCGCTTCCGAGGGCAGTGCTCCACTATTTTGCGCACATCGGGAAGGAAACCCATGTCGAGCATGCGGTCGGCTTCGTCCAGGACAAGATACTCCACCGCGTCCAGCCGCGCTGTTTTCTGTTGCATGTGATCCAACAAACGGCCGGGAGTTGCGACGACGATATCCACTCCGTTTTGGAGCGCCTCGCGTTGCTTGCCATACCCGACGCCTCCGAACACGACGGCCACCTTAAGCTCCGTGAAACGTGCGAAGTCTCGGATCGCTGTTTCCACCTGTGCCGCCAGCTCGCGAGTAGGTTCCAGCACGAGCATCCGGGTCTTGCCCGGCGGTGCCTCCATGAGCTTGGAAAGCATGGGCAGCGAGAACGCGGCGGTCTTGCCCGTTCCCGTTTGCGCGCTCCCGATGAGATCGTGTCCTTCCATGAGGATCGGGATCGCTCGGAGTTGAATCGGAGTGGGTTCCACGTAACCCATGGCCTTCACTCCTTCTATAATTTTTTCCGCTAGCCCGAAGTTGCCGAATACCATGGAGATATGTTAACTCGCTCGGCCTGCCGAGGGGAAGGAAATGTTTCAGGGTCAAGAATGCCTCGGTGGTGGTCGATGGAAGAGGGGACAAAATAGGTGTGGCATGAAGGCGTTAACCGAACTCTCTTTCTCGTGGGTGGACTTGACGGTGGTGGCATTGCTGGCCTTCGGCGTGACCCGCGGGCGGAAGCGGGGGATGTCCGGAGAGATGCTCGATTTGATCAAGTGGTTGCTGATTCTCTTCGGGGGCGCCTTCCTCTATGAGCCTTTGACCCACTACCTCTCTCAGGTTGTGCCTGGCTTGAGTGCCTTGGGGGGATACCTGATGGCATATATCGGGTTTGGCCTGCTGATGGTCTTGATCTTTGGCTCACTCAAACACAATTTCGGGGAAAAGATCGCCCAGGGTGAGATGTTTGGTGGGGGAGAATATTATCTCGGCATGGTCGCTGGGGCGGTCCGATTTTCTTGTATATTATTGGTAGTCATGGCTTTGGTTCACTCCAGGGAATACACCCCCATGGAGATCAAGGCCCGCGAAAAGCAGCAGGAGGATAACTTTGGGAGCATCCGATTCTTCCGCCTCTACAGCCTCCAAGCTGACATCTTCAAAAGCTCCTTCGTCGGACAGGTGATTGAAAAGCAAGTTCCGTCCCTCCTGATCAAACCCACCTCGCCGAGTTTGGCCCCTTCCGTTCAATCCCGTACCCCTCCCAAGGACCGCCGATTGAACGAAGTGCTTGATCGGTAGTCTCAACCCGCCCAAAGTTCTGGGCAATGGCTGGGTTTTTCGGTCCAGATTTCATCGAGCAAGTCCGGGCTGCCAACGACATCATCGAGGTGATTGGCGGCTACTTCCCCCTCAAGCGAGCCGGGGCTAGTTTTGTTGCCCTGTGCCCCTTCCATCGGGAAAAGAGTCCCAGCTTTCACGTCAGCGCCAGCCGACAGGCGTTCCATTGCTTCGGATGTCACAAAGGCGGTGACGTCTTCCGCTTCGTGCAGGATTACGAGAGTGTCACTTTCATCGAGGCGGTCCAACGTCTCGCCCAACGGGCCAGCATCCCCCTTCAGTATCAAGACGGCAGCGGACCGGATCGTTCTCAGCATCTCAAGGAGACCTTGCGCCAGATCCACGAGCAGATCAGCCGTCGATGGCAGGGTGCTCTGGCTACCGAGGCCCAGGGGCAGATCGCTCGCGATTACCTGGCCAAGCGGGGGGTTACGGAGGAGTCCATCAAGCAGTTTCGGATCGGGTATGCGCCCGAGGCTTGGGATGACACGGTCAACTGGTGCAAGTCTCACGGGTTCGAGCTGGAACTGGCCCAGCAAGCGGGACTGATCGTCAAAAAGGAAGGGACCGACCGTTTCTATGATCGCTTCCGGGGCCGCCTGATGTTTCCGATCGCCGACGAGCAGGGGCGGATCATCGCCTTCAGCGGCCGGATTCTCCAAGGCGATGAGAAGACCGCCAAGTACGTCAACTCGCCCGAGACCCCCATCTTCAGCAAGAGCAAGGTTTTCTACGGTCTGGACAAGACCAAACGGGCCATTCTCGATGCCGGAGTGGCGATTATCTGCGAGGGCCAGTTGGACCTGATCGCCTGTTTCCAGGGGGGGGTACAGAACATTGTGGCTCCGCAGGGAACGGCGTTTACTCCCGAACATGCGCGGATTCTCAAGCGCTATGTCGAGGAGGTGGTATTATGCTTTGACTCGGACAATGCCGGCCAGAACGCTGCCGTGCGTGTTCTCGATGGGCTGCTCGGGGTGGGCATGGCGATCCGAGTGGCGGTGGTGCCTGCGCCGCATGATCCCGACAGCTACATCAAGGAGTTCGGAGGACCCGCTTTCGCCCAGCTCATCAAGAATGCCAGCGGCTTTTTTGATTTCTATTTGGATCGGCTGACGAAGCAGAACGATATTCAGTCGGATCGTGGGCGGATGGCGGTGTTGCGCGAGATGGGGACCGCGGTCAACAAGACCGCTAACTCCGTCATGATTGACAAGTATGTGCAGCGAACCGCGGTGGCGTTGGGGGTGTCCGCGGAGTCGGTTCGGCAGGAGTTCAAGAAACTCCGTCCGGCGACTGAGCGGGAACGCGAGGCCCCTGAGAATCTTTTGGCGGAGGAGGAGGAGATGGGGGGGGACGTCCAGCCTGTTCCGATGGCGAAGCCCAGTTCTCAGGAGATCTGGCTGCTGAAGCTGGTGATGGGCAACGACGACATCCTACCGACCGCCGCAACCCACCTCGATCTGGAATGGATCCGTCACGGGGTGGTCCGGCATATCCTCCAGCTACGACTCACCCCCACCGAAGACGGCTTTTATCCGAGTGTGGCGACGCTGATCGGGACCCTTCCGGACGATGAATCGCGGCGCTTAGTGAGCGAGCATGCGATGGAGGGAAGAACGATTCCCAAGGCGGAAAAGACCCTGATGGACCTGTTGGTGACGCTCCGCAATCAGACTCTCGACCGCGAACTGGAGCAACTGAAGCTGCACCTGGCTGATGCGTCGATCGGTGAGGAGGAGCGTTTCGCGATCCCCCTACGGATGAACGAAATTCGGGCGCTGAAGAAGCAGCCGCTGGAGGCGATGGGGGGGGAGGGGGGGAGTTAGGTGCCGGGTGCCGGGTGCCGGGTGTCGGGTGTCAAATAGCTTCAGGTGTTAGGGGGCAGGGGGGCGTTTCGCCTTTAGGCTACGAGACAGCGCGTTCAGCATCCGCCCTATGTCTGAAGCGGCTGAAAGCAGCTGTTTCGAATCGCGAGGGTCCAAATAGCCAAGGCGCTCGGCGATCAGTAGATGAGTTTCGATCTCCATCAGCGAGCCTCTTGCGAAGGACAGGTGGTGCAAATACTCATTGAGGTGAGCTCGGCCCTGTCCTTCAGCGATGTTCGCAGGAACTGAAACTGCCGCCCTCTGAATCTGGGAAGTGAGCCCGTACTGTTCCGTCGCTGGAAAACCTCGGGTAACCTTGTATACGGCCACCACAAAATCCATGGCCAGCTGCCAAACCTTTAGATCCCGATAACTCAGTATCTTCATGCCTTCATATTCGCGTTCATTGCATCCTCCTCCTTCCCCCCTGACCCCTGGCACCTGGCACCTGGCACCTGGCACCTGGCACCTGGCACCTACCACCTTCCCTTCCCCTCTCACTTCGGCGGCCCGCTGCGGGGCAGGGGGGCGCGGAGCTTGCGGTAGAGCCAGCCTTCCAAGGGACGGAGGGGCCGGAGGAGTCGATAGAACGGGGAATAAATCAACCGCACCCGGATGGCCGAGAGCAACATGGTGAGCGAAGTTTTTCCCAGCACTACCTTCGATCCCAGTTTGTCGGTCCACACAGTGGGAACTTCCAGGATCTTAAACTTCGCCCGCTTCAACGCGTAGAGCAGGTTGATATCAAAAGCCATGT
This genomic window from Verrucomicrobiales bacterium contains:
- a CDS encoding CvpA family protein yields the protein MKALTELSFSWVDLTVVALLAFGVTRGRKRGMSGEMLDLIKWLLILFGGAFLYEPLTHYLSQVVPGLSALGGYLMAYIGFGLLMVLIFGSLKHNFGEKIAQGEMFGGGEYYLGMVAGAVRFSCILLVVMALVHSREYTPMEIKAREKQQEDNFGSIRFFRLYSLQADIFKSSFVGQVIEKQVPSLLIKPTSPSLAPSVQSRTPPKDRRLNEVLDR
- a CDS encoding DEAD/DEAH box helicase; its protein translation is MVFGNFGLAEKIIEGVKAMGYVEPTPIQLRAIPILMEGHDLIGSAQTGTGKTAAFSLPMLSKLMEAPPGKTRMLVLEPTRELAAQVETAIRDFARFTELKVAVVFGGVGYGKQREALQNGVDIVVATPGRLLDHMQQKTARLDAVEYLVLDEADRMLDMGFLPDVRKIVEHCPRKRQTALFSATVPAQIETLIQWAMKDPQTVEIGARRSPAETVKHVVYAVADAQKKDLLLELLKSVSFESVIIFCRTKDRADNIASLLKQKQHAVAVLHSNRTQQERERALHGFRDGKYEVLVATDIASRGLDIADVSHVINYDVPQHPEDYVHRIGRTGRAQATGDALTLMVAEDRQHMAAIERFIGQKIERVKLEGFNYTYTSLFDDDDKRPAHETKFRAVRLSGGYYFGPAKRRKR
- a CDS encoding four helix bundle protein; amino-acid sequence: MKILSYRDLKVWQLAMDFVVAVYKVTRGFPATEQYGLTSQIQRAAVSVPANIAEGQGRAHLNEYLHHLSFARGSLMEIETHLLIAERLGYLDPRDSKQLLSAASDIGRMLNALSRSLKAKRPPAP
- a CDS encoding UvrD-helicase domain-containing protein — encoded protein: MARDYVLQTFQSPVNPQIDYAKELNPQQLAAVTALPGPALVIAGAGSGKTRTLTYRVAYLLEQGIPPDRILLLTFTNKAAKEMMRRVADLLGTELRSLAGGTFHSMGARLIRDNADLLGFRRDFTILDREDSRDLVKTCLADPFFEQGGIVMPKPDVLVSLFSIAVNKYTSIEEAIAQEHGQLTGLTSQIVELGKRFKERKKASNVMDFDDLLTGWLQLLEEHPAVLERYQRQFQFILVDEYQDTNTVQGKIIDLLGARHQNVMVVGDDSQSIYSWRGANFRNIIDFPKRYPKAAIYKIETNYRSTPEILNLANAAIAANIHQFKKELTADKKSGMKPVLVPCSDANIQAAFICQRIQELNDEGVSMSEVAILYRAHFHAMELQLELARRHIPFVITSGVRFFEQAHIKDLTSFLKLMANPTDELSFKRIAQLLPGIGAKAAEKLWTTFRSKSEGLPSPAPTTSSEPSAPETSTPTKHALAKALQQCQPAVPKKAILSWTEIVTIFAQMESLHDKPSELIQLIIEAFYQDYLEDSFDNHRQRLEDVQQLGVFAHQFQDLENFLTQLSLLTEIEPDEETKKTDDSDKVRLTTIHQAKGLEYDVVFSIMLCEGLFPSTWSLESVDGEEEERRLFYVAITRARKELYLSYPLMRYTQAYGETRQLPSRFISELPPELYEEWNLRQTAFGY
- a CDS encoding DNA primase, encoding MAGFFGPDFIEQVRAANDIIEVIGGYFPLKRAGASFVALCPFHREKSPSFHVSASRQAFHCFGCHKGGDVFRFVQDYESVTFIEAVQRLAQRASIPLQYQDGSGPDRSQHLKETLRQIHEQISRRWQGALATEAQGQIARDYLAKRGVTEESIKQFRIGYAPEAWDDTVNWCKSHGFELELAQQAGLIVKKEGTDRFYDRFRGRLMFPIADEQGRIIAFSGRILQGDEKTAKYVNSPETPIFSKSKVFYGLDKTKRAILDAGVAIICEGQLDLIACFQGGVQNIVAPQGTAFTPEHARILKRYVEEVVLCFDSDNAGQNAAVRVLDGLLGVGMAIRVAVVPAPHDPDSYIKEFGGPAFAQLIKNASGFFDFYLDRLTKQNDIQSDRGRMAVLREMGTAVNKTANSVMIDKYVQRTAVALGVSAESVRQEFKKLRPATEREREAPENLLAEEEEMGGDVQPVPMAKPSSQEIWLLKLVMGNDDILPTAATHLDLEWIRHGVVRHILQLRLTPTEDGFYPSVATLIGTLPDDESRRLVSEHAMEGRTIPKAEKTLMDLLVTLRNQTLDRELEQLKLHLADASIGEEERFAIPLRMNEIRALKKQPLEAMGGEGGS